Genomic segment of Mycobacterium sp. 050128:
CGGCGTGTGGTTCAACGGCGCCTGCGCGACATCGTTTCTCATCAGCGGCCCCTCGGCCAGCGCCGCATAGCGATCGTCGGTGAACGGTATCCAGGTCAGGCCGGCCACCGGCTCGCCCTCGTGCAGCAGGCCCAGCAGTATCGCCGCCATCGGTGATCCGGCGGCGTAGTTGAAGGTGCCGTCGATCGGGTCCAGCACCCACACCCACGGTGAATCGACCGGTGTGCCACCGAATTCCTCGCCGTGCACCCCGATTCCGGTGGCCGCTTGCAGCGCCGCGACAACCTGCCGCTCGATCGCCAGATCAACCTGGGTGGCGAAGTCGTTGCCCTTCTTGCGAATCGCCGAGTCGGCGCGGTGGCCGGCCAGGAACGGCTCCACTGCCGCGTCGAGGATTGTCGACGCCTCGGCCAGCAGTGCGTGCAGATCCATCGTGCTACTGCCGTACCGCGTCCAGTGCCTGCGGCAAGGTGAACCGCCCGGCGTAGAGCGCCTTGCCCACGATGGCTCCCTCCACGCCGCGGTCGGTCAGAGTGGCGATCGCGCGCAGATCGTCCAGGCTCGACACGCCACCGGACGCGATGACCGGGGCGTCGGTGCGCTCGGCCACCCGGGCCAGCAGGTCGAGGTTGGGGCCGCCCAGCGTGCCGTCCTTGGTGACGTCGGTGACGACGAACCGCGAACATCCCTCGGCGTCAAGGCGTTCCAGTACATCCCACAGGTCGCCACCATCGGTTTCCCAGCCCCGCCCGCGCAGTCGGTGCTCGCCTTCTGGATGGCTGGGGTCGATCTGGACGTCCAACCCGACGGCGACCTTCTCACCGTGCTCGGTGATCGCCCGTGCGCACCACTGCGGATTCTCCAGCGCCGCGGTGCCCAGGTTGACCCTGGCGCAGCCGGTGGCCAGCGCCGCCGCCAGCGAATCGTCGTCGCGAATCCCGCCGGACAGCTCCACCAACACGTCGAGCTTGCCCACCACCTCGGCGAGCAATTCGCGGTTGGAACCGCGGCCGAACGCGGCGTCCAAGTCCACCAGATGGATCCAGTCGGCGCCGTCGCGTTGCCAGTTCAGTGCCGCGTCCAGCGCAGAGCCGTACTCGGTTTCGCTGCCGGCCTTGCCCTGCACCAGGCGTACGGCACGACCTTCGACAACGTCGACGGCGGGTAACAAAATCAATGACATCTACAGTCCCTCAACCCAGTTGCTCAATACGGCCGCACCGGCGTCCCCACTCTTCTCCGGGTGGAATTGGGTGGCGGCCAGCGGCCCGTCCTCGACCGCCGCCAGAAACGGCACCTGATGAGTGGCCCACGTCAGCACGGCCTCCGGCGAGCCTTCCCACCGCTGCGCAGCGTAGGAATGCACGAAGTAGAACCGGGCGGACGCATCCAGACCCTTGAAAAGTCGACTGCCCGACCCGGATTGGACAACATTCCAGCCCATGTGCGGGATCACCGGGGCATCCAGTCGTGTCACGGATCCGGGCCACTGCCCACACCCCGACGTCTCGACCCCGAATTCCACGCCGCGTGCGAACAGGATCTGCATGCCGACACAGACCCCGAGCACCGGGCGCCCGGCGGCCACCCGTTCGGCGATGATCTGCTCCCCGGCGATCTTGCGCAGTCCGGTCATGCACGCCTCGTACGCGCCGACCCCGGGCACCACCAGCCCGTCGGCGGCCGCGGCCGCACGCGCGTCGGCGGTGACCTCCACCGTCGCACCGACGCGCTCCAGCGCACGCTGCGCAGACCGGAGATTGCCTGAACCGTAGTCCAGCACCACGACTGATCGTGTTGTCACAAAACACCTTTGGTGGACGGTACACCCGACACACGGGGGTCGGCTTCGACCGCCTGGCGCAACGCGCGCGCGACGGCCTTGTACTGCGCTTCGGTGATGTGATGCGGGTCGCGCCCGTACAGCACCCGCACGTGCAGGGCGATGCGGGCGTTGGCCGCCAGCGACTCGAACACGTGCCGGTTGATCACGGTGTGATAGGGCACCGAGCTACCGGCGATGGTGGTGTGCTGCAGGTGATCCGGTTCCCCGGTGTGCACGCAGTACGGCCGGCCGGACACGTCGACGGCGGCGTGCGCGAGCGTCTCGTCCATCGGAATGAAGGCATCCCCGAACCGGCGGATACCCTTCTTGTCGCCAAGGGCCTCCCGGAGGGCCTGGCCCAGCACGATCGCGGTGTCCTCGATCGTGTGGTGTCCTTCGATTTCCACGTCGCCCTTGGTGTGCACAGTCAGGTCGAAGCTGGCGTGACTGCCCAACGCGGTCAGCATGTGGTCATAGAACGGCACACCGGTGTCGACGTGCACCTGACCGGTGCCATCGAGGTCGAGCTCGACGACGATGTCGGATTCCTTGGTGCGGCGCTCAATTCGCGCGCGACGAGTCGTTTTTCCTGCTTCGGGGGTGATCACGGGGCTCCTAATACCTGGTCGCGACCCGCCGCACGCGGCGTCGTCGCGCTTGCGAGCGCGCCTAGCGGGCTGGAATGGGCCAGCTCGGTGGCGGCGATCTGGGCGCTCGCCTCGAGGAACGCGTCGTTCTCGTCGGCAAGTCCGATGGTGGTGCGCAGGTAGCCGGGAATGCCGACGTCGCGGATCAGCACGCCAACCTCCAGGTAGCGCTGCCAGGCGGCGGACGCATCGGCGAATTCGCCGAACAGCACGAAGTTCGCGTCGCTGGGGATCACCCGAAAGCCCAAGCGGCACAAGGCCGCCACGACTCGCTCGCGTTCGGCGATCAAGGTGGCCACGCTGCCCAGGGTGTCGTCGGCGTGCCGCAGCGCGGCCCGGGCGGCGGCCTGGGTGACCGACGACAGGTGATAGGGCAACCGCACCAACAGCATCGCGTCGATCAGCGCAGGCGTGGCGACCAGATACCCCAGCCGGCCGCCGGCGAACGCGAACGCCTTGCTCATTGTGCGGCTGACGACGAGCCGGGTCGGGTACTCCTCGATCAGCTCGACGGCGCTGGGTTGCGACGAGAACTCGCCGTACGCCTCGTCGACGATCAGAATGCCCGGTGTCACGTCGAGCAGCCGGCGCAGATCCGGCAGCGGAATGCTTTGTCCGGTCGGGTTGTTCGGGCTAGTGACGAACACCACGTCCGGTTTTCGCTCGGTGATGGCAGCGACGGCCGCGTCGATGTCGAGGTCGAAGTCGTCACCGCGCGGGGCCTCGAGCCACTCGGTGCGGGTGCTGTCGGAAATAAGCGGGTGCATCGAGTAAGACGGGACGAATCCGATCGCGCTGCGCCCCGGGCCGCCGAACGCCTGCAGCAGCTGCTGCAGGATCTCATTGGAACCATTGGCGGCCCAAAGGTTTTCGAAACCGAGCAGGGTGCCGGTCTGCGCGGTGAGGTAACTCGCCAGATCGGTGCGCAGCGCCACCGCATCGCGGTCGGGATAGCGGTGCAAATCGCCGGCGACCTGCCGCACGGACCGGACCACATCGTCGACCAACGCCTGGCTGGGCGGGTGCGGGTTCTCGTTGGTGTTCAGCCGCACCGGAATCGCCAATTGCGGTGCGCCGTAAGGCGATTTGCCGCGCAGGTCGTCGCGCAGCGGCAGGTCGTCGAGGGTGACCTGCCGTTCGGATGCGGTCATCGTTCGAACCTCCGCCGGACCGCCTCGCCATGGGCGGGCAGATCTTCGGCTTTCGCCAGGGTGACCACGTGTCCGGAGACGTCCTTGAGGGCCGCCTCGGTGTAGTCCACGACGTGGATGCCACGCAGGAAGGTCTGCACCGAAAGACCGCTGGAGTGCCGGGCGCTGCCCGCGGTCGGCAACACGTGGTTGGACCCGGCGCAGTAGTCGCCGAGGCTAACCGGTGCGTACGGGCCGACGAAAATGGCTCCGGCCGAACGTATTCGGCCGGCAACCTGCGGCGCGTCAGCGGTCTGGATCTCGAGGTGCTCGGCCGCATAGGCGTTGACCACCTTGACACCGGCGTCGAGGTCGTCGACCAAGATGATCGCCGATTGCGGACCGCTGAGCGCGGTCGTCACCCGCTTGCGGTGGACCGTGGTCTGCAGCTGCGCGGCGACCTCGGTGTCGGTGGCCGCGGCCAGGTCCTCGCTCGCGGTCACCAGCACGCTGGCGGCCATCTCGTCGTGTTCGGCCTGGCTGATCAAGTCGGCGGCCACGTGCGCCGGGTCGGCGGTGTGGTCGGCAAGGATGGCGATCTCGGTCGGCCCGGCTTCGGCGTCGATGCCGACCAGCGAGCGGCAGAGCCGCTTGGCAGCCGTGACGTAGACATTGCCGGGCCCGGTGATCAGGTCGACCGGCGCCAGTTGCGTGCCGTCGGTGTCGACGCCGCCGTAGGCCAGCAGCGCCACCGCCTGCGCCCCGCCGACGGCCCACACCTCGTCGACGCCGAGCAGCCGGGCCGCGGCCAGGATCGTCGGGTGCGGCAAGCCCTCGAAGCGGGCCTGCGGCGGACTGCTCACCACCAGCGAGTCGACCCCCGCGGCCTGCGCGGGGACCACGTTCATCACCACGCTGGACGGATACACCGCGTTGCCGCCGGGCACGTACAGGCCGACCCGCTCGACGGGGACCCATCGCTCGGTGACGGTGGCACCCGGCCCGAGCACGGTGGTGGTGTCGGTCCGGCACTGATCGGCGTGTACGGCGCGAGTCCGCTCGATCATCACCTGCAGCGCGTCGCGGACGTCGGCGTCCAGCGCGTCCAGCGCGGCCTGCAACGCCGCCCCGGGTACCCGGACCGCCGCCGGGCGTACGCCGTCGAAGGACTCGCCGTATTCCAGCGCCGCCTCGGCCCCGCGCTCGGCGACGGCCTGCACGATCGGCCGCACCTTGGACAACACCGACTCCACATCGGCCCCACCGCGCGGCAAAGCCGCCCGCAGCCGGGTAGCGGTCAGCTCCGCGCCCCGCAGGTCGATGCGGGCCAGCACAGAGGGGGGTGTGGCAGTCACAGCGTCCATTGTCCCAGAGGAACTCAAATCAATATCCGACCGGTACAGTGCCGATAATCAGCGCACCGACGTTCCACAAGGGAGCCGGCATGTCCACAAAGGATCACCCGAACAACGCCCCGGGCATCCCGATGGTGTATCCGACGTGGTTTGAGAACTTCCAGGTCAAATACGTCAACCCCGCGTTGAAGCCGATCGCGCGCTTCCTGCCCGGCACGGGCACGATCGAGCATCGCGGTCGCACGTCGGGCAAGACGTACAAGACCATCGTGACGGCCTATCGCAACGGCAATGTGTTGGCGATTGCGCTGGGCCACGGCAAGACGGACTGGGTGAAGAACGTGCTGGCCGCCGGGCAGGCTGACCTGCACTTTGCCCGCAGCGTCGTACACATCACCAATCCCCGGATCCTGCCCGCGGGATCCGATGGCACGGGCCTGCCCCGGCTGGTGCGTCTGCAGCTGCGCCGGATGGCGGTGCTGGTCAGCGACATCGCCTGAGCCGCCGCGCGCCGTACTGCCGTGTTGAGCGTGCGCTGGCGGCTTTGAGTGTGCGCTGGCGGCGGCCTGCGCCGGCGTGTCGCCGCCCTGGATGCACACTCGACGCCTGACGAGCGACGCCAACCGCGCTACGCCCGGGTGAAGACGGTCTTGCCGGTCATCGTCGGCCATATCGAGGGTGCTTCGGCCCAGGGCACCACCCGGTCGACGGCCGGTGACAGGTCGCATCCGCCGGCCAGCAGCTCCAGCACCCGCGGAATGGCCGACCGTGCGTTGACCCGCCCGGTGACGAACCGCACCCCGCGGGTGTACATCGGCAGCAGCGGCATCTCGACGATCGGCTGGTAGTAGATCCCGGTATCGGTGCACACGCCGTCCGGCCAGGTCGCTCGCAGCGTGGCGGCCAGCAGCGACGGATCGGCGGAGGTGTGCACCGTGACCGGATAAGGCTCCCAGGTCTTATCGGGCTTAACCCGATCGTGGACCACCGCGCCGAGCTTCTCGGCGGCCGCCAGCCGGCGCACATCGTGGTCGACGTAGTCGACGCGGGCACCCAGCGCGGCCGCGAACGCGGCGGCGTACAGCCCGATCGAGAGCTTGCCCACCACCAGCACGCGGCGGTCGGCCGGATCGAGCGCGGCCAACTCGGCCGCATACGGCCCCACCGCCCGCCAGCCGTCGGGGATGTTGTCCGACAGCGAGGCGATGGCGTTGGGCTGCACGCCATCCGGGACGGGCAGCAGCATCGCGTCGGCGTAGGGCACCAGCACCTCGTCCGACATGAATCCGCCGCCGTTCAGACCGGCGAGCGGGCCAAGACCGTACATCGCCATCAACGGCACCGAACCACACGAGCCGGTCACGCCGCGGCGGCAGGCCGAGCAGCTGCCGCAGCTGATCTGGAACGGCACGACGACCCAGTCGCCCGGCCGGACGGTGCCCACGGCATCGCCGACGGCCACGACCTCGGCCAGCCCCTCGTGCCCGACGGCGTAGCCGGGCGGTAGCGGCGCCTGGCCGTTGGCAACCGCGATGTCGAGGTCGCAGCAGGCCACCACCAGCGGCCTGACCACGGCTTGGTCCGGTGCGGTGATTTGCGGCTCCGGCACGTCGCGCCAGATATACCGCCCCGCGTCTTCAAAGGTCAGCTGCCGCATCTGGGCCAGCCCTACATGTCCAGCCCGATATCGAGCACGCGTACCGAGTGAGTCAGCGCGCCGACGGCCAGGTAGTCCACTCCCGTGCCGGCGTATTCCGCCGCGGTCTGCAGGCTCAGCCCGCCCGACGACTCCAGCAGCACCGCGGGCGCGCGGGCGTCACGACGCTGCACGGCGATCTGGGTCTGCCACACCGGGAAATTGTCCAACAGGATCAACTCCGGCTTCTCGGGCAGTACCTCGTCGAGCTGCTCGAGCGAGTCGACTTCGACCTCGCACGGCAGATCGGGTGCCGCCTCGCGCACCGCGCGCAGCGCCTCGACGACCGATCCGGCGGCCGCGACGTGGTTGTCCTTGATCAGTGCTGCGTCGCCCAGCCCGAGGCGGTGGTTGACCCCGCCGCCGATCCGGACCGCGTACTTCTGCAGGGCACGCAGGCCGGGGAGCGTCTTGCGGGTATCGCGGACCTGCGCCTTGGTGCCGCTGACGGCGTCCACCCAGGCCGCCGTCGCGGTGGCGATCCCCGACAGGTGGCAGATCAGGTTCAGCATCGTGCGCTCGGCGGTCAACAGCCCACGGTTCTCGGCCCGCACGGTCAAGACGGGCTGGCCGGGCTGCACGCGGGCACCGTCGTCGACGCGGTCGAGCACCTGATAGCCGCCGGCACCGAGCACCTCGTCGAGCACCAGCAGGCCGACATCTAAGCCGGCGATGACGCCCGCTTCCCGGGGCACCAGGGCCGCCGTCGCGTCGCCGGCGGGCACCGTGGCGAGCGTGGTGATGTCGGGTCCGTAGCGCAGATCCTCGTCCAGGCCACGCCGGACGGTGTCGAGAGCAACGGCCAGCTCGGCGTCGGACAACGTCATCAGGACACCGCCGCCAGGTCTTCGGCGTACACCGTGTCGGCCGACCGGACCATGATGCTGCGGGCCTTGTTCGGCGCGGACTCCGGGTAATCGGCGCGGTGGTGGCAGCCCCGGCTTTCGCTGCGGGCCAACGCCGCGGCGGCCACCGCGCGGGCGGTCAGCGTCAACGCGACGTCCTCGAAATCGCGACGGCCCTCGATCGCGCGGACCCGCGCCCGGGACAGCGTCTCGGACAGACGCTGCAGCCCCGACGCGTCGCGGACCACCGACGCGTCGCGAGTCATCGCCGATTGCAGTTCGCGGCGTTTCGACGCGGTGTGAGCGATCGGCTCGGGCGGGATCGCGAGCGCCCGCCCGGCCGCCAGCGCATGTGTGGAAGCGGCCTTCCCGGCGCGGCCACCCACCACCAGACCTTCCAGCAAGCTGTTGGACGCCAAGCGATTAGCCCCGTGCATGCCGGTGCGGGCTACCTCACCGGCGGCGAACAGCCCGGGCAGCTCGGTGCGGCCGTGCACGTCGGTGACCACGCCGCCGCAGCTGTAGTGGGCGCCCGGCACCACCGGGATAGGTTGGCGGACGGGGTCTACGCCGGCTGCCCGGCACGCGGCGGTGACGTTGGGGAACCGGGCCTCGAAGCCGTCGATGCCGCGCGCGTCGAGGAAGACGCATTCGTCGCCGGTGGCCCTCAGCCGTGCGTCGATGGCCCCCGCGACGACATCGCGCGGCGCCAGGTCGCCCATCGGGTGCACTCCCGCGGTGACTGAATTGCCTTGCCGGTCAACCAATACCGCACCCTCTCCGCGGATGGCCTCGGTGATCAGCGGCCGGCGATTCCCGGCCCTCGGGCCGGGACTGGCACTGTACAACATGGTGGGGTGGAACTGGATGAACTCGAGATCGCTGACCGCGACGCCGGCCCACAACGCCAAAGCGATTCCGTCGCCGGTGGATCCGTTGGGGTTGGTGGTCGCGCTGTAGAGATGCCCGAGGCCGCCGGAGGCGAGGATCACCGAGGGCGCGCTGATGATCCCGATGCCGTCCGGATTGCCTACGGCCAGGCCGGTCACCGCCGTGCCGTCGTGCAGCACTCGCAGCGCCACGTGGCTGCTGCGGATGTCCAGCAGCCGGGCGGCGTGGTCGAGTGCCCGCTGCACCTCGGCGCCGGTGGCGTCGCCGCCGGCATGAACGATGCGCCGTCGCGAATGTCCGCCCTCGCGGGTCAGCGCCCACTGGCCGGGCATTGATTCGTCGAATCGCGCACCGTCTGAGACTAATTCGCTGACCGCGCGGTACCCGTCGGCGACGATCGAGTAGACCGCGCCGGGGTCGCACATCCCGGCACCCGCGGCTAGGGTGTCGGCGACGTGGTTCTCGACGGAGTCGTCGTTGTCCGGCAGCACGACCGCGATCCCGCCCTGCGCGTAGTGCGTAGCGGTGACCCCGTGGGTTTCGTCGGCCTTGCTGAGAACGACGACCTTGCGGCCCGCCCGGTGCGCCGCCAGCGCGGCGGCCAATCCCCCGACACCCGTGCCGATCACGACGACGTCGGCGCTATCGGTCCAAGCCGGGCGGGTCATCATTCGCCGCCGCCCGGCTGGCCGATTTCGATCATGCGCTGCACGCTGCGCCGGCCCGCCGCAGCGATTTCCGGGTCGACGTGAACCTCGTCGGCGCCTTCGACCAGGCAGCGCAGCAGCGCTGCGGGGGTGATCATCTTCATGTACTTGCAGGACGCGCGGTCGTTGACCGCCTGGAAATCGACTTCCGGTGCGGCTCGGCGCAATTGGTGCAGCATGCCGACCTCGGTGGCGACCAGGACCTTGCGGGCCCGCGTCTCGTGTGCCGCGTCCAACATGCCGCCGGTGGAAAGGATCTTGACCCGCTCGGCGGGAAAGGCTCCCTCGCCGGCGAGGTACAACGCCGAAGTGGCGCAACCACATTCGGGGTGCACATACAGTTCGGCGTCGGGATTGGCGCGGGCCTGATCGGTGAGCTCGTCGCCGTTGATTCCGGCGTGCACATGGCATTCACCGGCCCACACGTGGACGTTCTTGCGGCCGGTCACCCGGCGGACGTGGGCCCCGAGGAATTGGTCCGGGCAGAACAGCACGTCACGGTCGGGGTCGATCGACTCGACCACGTCGACCGCGTTGGACGAGGTGCAGCAGATGTCGGTGAGCGCCTTGACGGCCGCGGTGGTGTTGACGTAGGAGACGACGACGGCGCCGGGGTGCTCGTCCTTCCAGGCGCTCAGCTCGTCGGGAGTGATCGAATCGGCCAGGGAGCAACCGGCACGCTGATCCGGGATCAGCACCGACTTCTGCGGGCTCAGAATCTTGGCCGTCTCGGCCATGAAGTGCACGCCGCAGAACACGATGGTGTCCTCCGGCGCCTCGGCGGCGATTCGCGACAACGCAAGCGAATCGCCGACGTGATCGGCGACGTCCTGAATCGCGGGCAGCTGGTAGTTGTGCGCGAGCACGGTGGCGCCCCGCAGGTTCGCCAGGCGGCGGATCTCGTCGGCCCACTGCTGATCACCGTCCACACCGCCGTAGCCGGTGGGCGAGTCGGCGATGCCGGCAACCATGTCTTCGGCGAGCGTGTCCATGCGATTCATGACCGTCACGGCGGCTCCTTTCGACGTAGGAGGTTTTCGACTTATAATCGAAAACATGCCCAATGGTAGCACCGCACATGAAGTGCTCGCGGTCGTGTTCCAAGTTCACCAGACGACCGAGCAGGTTAAGGGAGCCTCCCGAAAGGGAAAACCGCAGCTTAACGTGCTGTTATGGCAGCGTGCGCGCGATCCGCAGCGCGGCTCCTGGTCGCTGCCGGGCGGGCGGTTGCGCAACGACGAGGACATGACCACGTCCGTGCGGCGCCAGCTGGCCGAAAAAGTGGATTTACGCGAGCTGGCCCACCTGGAGCAGCTCGCCGTGTTCTCCGACCCGGGCCGCGTGCCGGGCGCGCGGGTGATCGCGTCGACCTTTCTGGGCCTGGTGCCCTCCCCCGCCACTCCGGAGCTGCCGCCGGACACCCGGTGGCACCCGGTGAGCGCGCTGCCGCCGATGGCGTTCGACCACGGCCCGATGGTGACGCACGCACATGCCCGGCTGATCGCCAAGATGTCCTACACCAACATCGGATTCGCCTTGGCGCCAAAGGAATTCGCACTCTCCACGCTACGCGACATCTACAGCGCAACGCTGGGCTATCAAGTGGACGCGACGAATCTGCAGCGGGTGCTGGTCCGTCGCGGCGTGATCACGCAGACCGGCACCATCGCGCAGTCGGGTCGCAGCGGCGGGCGGCCGGCGGCGTTGTACCACTTCACCGACGCCGCGCTGCGAGTCACCGACGAATTCGCCGCGCTTCGGCCGCCCGGCCAGCCTTGATCCGCGTCACCCCAACCGCTCGACGAGGAATCGTTCACTTCCTGGCCATTACAGTTTGGTTACCGACTGTTCATGCGCGAAAATGCCCGATGGCCTAGAAGGGATCCTGAATTGGTTGAACTCGGCAATTTGGCAGGTACCGACGGTGCGGAATGGATCGGTCGCCCGCCACACGAGGAATTGCAGCCCAGGGCGCGCCCGGTGCTGCCCTCGGACGACCCGTTTTATCAGCCGCCGTCCGGTTTCCAACACGCCGAGCCCGGCACCGTGCTGCGCTCCCGCGAGGTTGAACTGGCCTTTCTTGGCCTGATTCCGCAATCCGTTTCGGCCATCCAGCTGCTCTACCGGACCACGGACATGAACGGCGCCCCCGAGGCGTGCGTGACGACCGTCCTCATCCCGGCCGAGCGCGTCGTCGGACCGAACACCCCGCTGCTGTCCTATCAGTGCGCGATCGACGCCATGTCGGCGCGCTGCTTTCCGTCCTATGCGCTGCGCAGGAGATCGAAGGCCCTCGGTTCCATCGCCCAGTTGGAGCTCTTCCTGATGGCCGCGGCCGTCGCCGAGGGTTGGGTGGTCTCGGTGCCCGACCACGAAGGGCTGCTGGGTTTGTGGGGTGCCCCCTACGAGCCCGGCTACCGCACCCTCGACGGCATCCGGGCCGCCATGAACTCGGCCCGGATCCCGACGTCTACGTCGGCGCCGATCGGGCTGTGGGGATACTCCGGCGGCGGGCTGGCCAGCGCCTGGGCCGCCGAAATGTGCGCCGACTACGCGCCCGAGCTGGACGTTGTCGGCGCGGTGCTGGGATCGCCGGTCGGCGATCTGGGCCATACCTTCCGGCGCCTCAACGGCGGCTTCCTGGCGGGCCTACCGGCGATGGTGGTGGCCGCGCTCGCACACATTTACCCCGATTTGAACAGGGTCATCGAAGAGCACACGAACGACGAAGGACGCGCCCTGCTGGACCGGCTGGAGTCGATGACGACGGTCGAAGCCGTGCTGCGAATGGCCGGCAAGAACATGGGCGACTATCTCGACGAGCCGCTCGAGGACATCTTGTCGACCCCCGAGGTGTCGTATGTCTTCGACAACATCAAGCTCGGCGTCGCGACACCCGCGCCGCCGGTCTTGATCGTGCAGGCCGTCCACGACTACCTGATCGACGTGCACGACATCGACGCGCTGGCGGACGCCTATTCGGCCGGCGGCGCCAGCGTCACCTACCACCGCGACGCGTTCAACGAGCACATGCTGCTGCACCCGCTGTCGGCGCCGATGACGCTGCGCTGGCTCACCGACCGCTTCGCCCGCCGACCGATCGAGGACCACCTGATCAGGACCGTTTGGCCGACGGCGTTCAACCCCATGACCTACGCCGGCATGATGCGACTGGGCGTGATCGCGGCCAAGGTCCTCACGGGACGAAAGATTCATCGCCGTCCGCTGTGAGACGTCCGCTAGGAGACGGAGGCTTCCGGCTCCATCGGCAGCGCGTGTGACGGCGGATCGGTGAGCCCGGAGCTGCCCAGGTCGTCGTGGGCGCTTCCGGCCGCCAGCAGGGCATAGACCAGTGCCGCGATGGCGGCGGGCCACAGCAGCGTGGTGGCGATCTGTAGCGGGCCGGGCCCGAAGAACACCGGCGGCGCCTGGATGACGTAGGACACCGCGGGGCTGCCCACCACCGGCACCTTGTCGACATCGAGCGCGCCGTAGCGCAGCAGGGCCAGCACCGCCCCCACCGCCGATGCCACACCGGCCGCACCGACCATGCCGAGCGTCAGGGCGACGACCATGCCCGGGCCCCGCAGCCGGCGCCACTGCCACGCCAGCACCGGCGCCACCACCGCCAGCACCGTCAACAGACCCAGCATCAGGCACGGCACGTCGAAGAAGTGCTCAGACTCGGTGCCCAGATAGTCATGCACCCGCTCGCCGGAGCGGGTGATCGCCACCACCAAGTGAATCGGCGGGGCCATCCACGCCCACAGGCCGCCCACCAACACGCCGGTCGCCGAAAGCCCAAGGACCGCAACGATCATCGCGCGCACCCGCGAGGGCCCGGCGGGCTCCGCAGTCATCGGTACCGCGGGCTCGGGAGCCGCGGGCACCCAGGGTTCGGTCACCGCTGAGTCTCCAGATCCACCGAGTCCACCTCGCCGTGCCGCGAACAGCGCGCGCGCCAGCCGTCGGGGCGAACCTGGACGATCATCCGGCGCCCGCACTCGGCGCAGAAGCGCGGGGGCTCAAGGCCCAACTGGGCCGCGGTGGGCACCGTCGTACCCCCCAATTCCCCGGTATAGACGTTGTAGACGCCGGCGCTGACCGGAGCGCCCAGATCTGGAACCACAAGACTCGAACCTAGCCGCTACAGAGTGGCTTACAAGCTGGCATTGAGCGCTTTGATGGGCATCTGCAGATCCTCGAGCAGCTCCAGATCGGATTCGGCGGGGCGGCCCAGGGTGGTCAGGTAGTTCCCGACGATCACGGCGTTGATCCCGCCGAGGATGCCCTGCTTGGCGCCGAGGTCGCCCAGGGCGATCTCCCGGCCACCGGCGAAGCGCAGCATCGTGCGCGGCAACGCCAGCCGGAAGGCGGCCACCGACTTGAGGGCTTCGCTGACCGGCATCACCTCGAGGTCGCCGAACGGCGTGCCGGGCCGCGGGTTGAGGAAGTTCAGCGGCACCTCGTCGGGGCCGAGCTCGGCGAGGTCGGCGGCGAATTCCGCGCGCTGCTCCAAGGTTTCTCCCATGCCGAGGATGCCGCCGCAGCAGACCTCCATGCCGGCGTCGCGCACCATCGTCAGCGTCTGCCAGCGCTCTTCCCAGGTGTGGGTGGTGACGACATTGGTGAAGAACGACTTGGCGGTCTCCAGGTTGTGGTTGTAGCGGTGCACGCCCATCGCGGCGAGCTCGTCGACCTGCTCGGCGGTCAGCATGCCCAGCGAGCAGGCGACGTTGATCTCGACCTCGTTGCGAATCGCCTCGATACCCGCCGCGACCTGGGACATCAGCCGCTTGTCCGGACCGCGTACCGCGGCAACGATGCAGAATTCGGTGGCACCC
This window contains:
- the hisD gene encoding histidinol dehydrogenase is translated as MLARIDLRGAELTATRLRAALPRGGADVESVLSKVRPIVQAVAERGAEAALEYGESFDGVRPAAVRVPGAALQAALDALDADVRDALQVMIERTRAVHADQCRTDTTTVLGPGATVTERWVPVERVGLYVPGGNAVYPSSVVMNVVPAQAAGVDSLVVSSPPQARFEGLPHPTILAAARLLGVDEVWAVGGAQAVALLAYGGVDTDGTQLAPVDLITGPGNVYVTAAKRLCRSLVGIDAEAGPTEIAILADHTADPAHVAADLISQAEHDEMAASVLVTASEDLAAATDTEVAAQLQTTVHRKRVTTALSGPQSAIILVDDLDAGVKVVNAYAAEHLEIQTADAPQVAGRIRSAGAIFVGPYAPVSLGDYCAGSNHVLPTAGSARHSSGLSVQTFLRGIHVVDYTEAALKDVSGHVVTLAKAEDLPAHGEAVRRRFER
- a CDS encoding L-aspartate oxidase encodes the protein MTRPAWTDSADVVVIGTGVGGLAAALAAHRAGRKVVVLSKADETHGVTATHYAQGGIAVVLPDNDDSVENHVADTLAAGAGMCDPGAVYSIVADGYRAVSELVSDGARFDESMPGQWALTREGGHSRRRIVHAGGDATGAEVQRALDHAARLLDIRSSHVALRVLHDGTAVTGLAVGNPDGIGIISAPSVILASGGLGHLYSATTNPNGSTGDGIALALWAGVAVSDLEFIQFHPTMLYSASPGPRAGNRRPLITEAIRGEGAVLVDRQGNSVTAGVHPMGDLAPRDVVAGAIDARLRATGDECVFLDARGIDGFEARFPNVTAACRAAGVDPVRQPIPVVPGAHYSCGGVVTDVHGRTELPGLFAAGEVARTGMHGANRLASNSLLEGLVVGGRAGKAASTHALAAGRALAIPPEPIAHTASKRRELQSAMTRDASVVRDASGLQRLSETLSRARVRAIEGRRDFEDVALTLTARAVAAAALARSESRGCHHRADYPESAPNKARSIMVRSADTVYAEDLAAVS
- a CDS encoding alcohol dehydrogenase catalytic domain-containing protein; translation: MRQLTFEDAGRYIWRDVPEPQITAPDQAVVRPLVVACCDLDIAVANGQAPLPPGYAVGHEGLAEVVAVGDAVGTVRPGDWVVVPFQISCGSCSACRRGVTGSCGSVPLMAMYGLGPLAGLNGGGFMSDEVLVPYADAMLLPVPDGVQPNAIASLSDNIPDGWRAVGPYAAELAALDPADRRVLVVGKLSIGLYAAAFAAALGARVDYVDHDVRRLAAAEKLGAVVHDRVKPDKTWEPYPVTVHTSADPSLLAATLRATWPDGVCTDTGIYYQPIVEMPLLPMYTRGVRFVTGRVNARSAIPRVLELLAGGCDLSPAVDRVVPWAEAPSIWPTMTGKTVFTRA
- the nadC gene encoding carboxylating nicotinate-nucleotide diphosphorylase, with product MTLSDAELAVALDTVRRGLDEDLRYGPDITTLATVPAGDATAALVPREAGVIAGLDVGLLVLDEVLGAGGYQVLDRVDDGARVQPGQPVLTVRAENRGLLTAERTMLNLICHLSGIATATAAWVDAVSGTKAQVRDTRKTLPGLRALQKYAVRIGGGVNHRLGLGDAALIKDNHVAAAGSVVEALRAVREAAPDLPCEVEVDSLEQLDEVLPEKPELILLDNFPVWQTQIAVQRRDARAPAVLLESSGGLSLQTAAEYAGTGVDYLAVGALTHSVRVLDIGLDM
- a CDS encoding nitroreductase family deazaflavin-dependent oxidoreductase, with protein sequence MSTKDHPNNAPGIPMVYPTWFENFQVKYVNPALKPIARFLPGTGTIEHRGRTSGKTYKTIVTAYRNGNVLAIALGHGKTDWVKNVLAAGQADLHFARSVVHITNPRILPAGSDGTGLPRLVRLQLRRMAVLVSDIA